TATAAGAGGGTATTTTGGGCCACGGCCCTAGTGGCCCAGGGCCCATATCCGCCCTTTTCAATGGAATTGGAGCTAGCAAATGCTGACTGTGCCAGGCATCATCTGCGTCTGGGTCTAAAAAAaaggggctcttgcgtttgtacccttgttttgtatcgaaattgtgattttgcccctatttttttgactttgtgaatttacccctactgtgccattgacgaagcaccagtttgcccctgctccgtcatccacccctaacggtgttaatctttgtacaaaaggacataaatgcccatgcgattttgcccctgtttgttatgcataattgtgattttaccctgatttggaattagacttttttattgtatgctgacaattgattaaatttTGTCAAACATATTTGACACAACttgcaattatttgaactcagatttaatattgataaatattcaaaattttgagACCAAAAGGTTCATAATGATGACAGATGGAAAAAAGAATGACATAAATCAGCTGTTGCTGTTGCATCCTTAATAAAGAAAGGAGCCGGGCTGAAACACACTCTGGAACCTCTGGCTGTGTTCGTCCGAGTGGAAAGAGAAATCTAGCGTGTCTGGGCTCTCCTTGGATGGCCGAACCACATAGATGAGGCAGGCGCCAGCAGGAAGAGCACTAGCTGACACTAGAGCTCTGCCCAGTCCACCAGGTAGGCGCCGCATTTGATCCCTTCCAGAGGGACAGGAAATCCCCCAAACTCGACTGCTCCAATCCGACGCGCCATCCGCCGATCAGAGCCCCtcagccgcctccgcctcctcctcctgtgGCATCAGACAATAAGCAGATCAGGCTTTAATTTGTAGAACCAAGAAATCCAAATGAATATTATATAAAATAAAGGGATAACGATTACCAACAAACTGGGGCTAGAAAGGTCCAGGGTCAGCTTTTTGATACCAGAACACAGCCTGAGAACATGGAATAAGCTGGCCCCAAAGGCATGTTCGTTTGCAATTATACTCACATCCAAAACCATAATGTCTGGGAGCATTGCCATTTCTTCCATCAAGTATAGATTGTCATCAATATTCTGTTCATCCAGAGGAAGTCACCATAGAAATAAGGGATCATATATCAGTTTGGAAATAGACTGAGAATGCCCAGAAATGTCGCAGGGACATGAGCAAAGCTAAAAAAGGGAAATCTTCATGGCAGAATTTCTCACAAACCATGATCATCGATACAATTGTGTATACACCACATGTTGAATTGGACAAAAAGGTCTAATCACAAATCCTATTTTTTCATTATAGTGCACTTGTCTCAATTTCAGAGCAAAGCTAATCTGTTCTCCAGATATAAAGTCTCATAAATAGTGTACTTCATCGCAATTTCTTAATTCTGTCAGTTCTGTCTAGATTAGGAAATTATGTGAATGTTTATTGATCTAACTAGTATGGGTGTCAGCGTCCAGCTCTCAAATCTGTGCCAACCTAGATAAAGTGATCAATAAACATagtagaaaagaaaattaccatgACAACAGAACAATTTCCAAATAACAGAGGAAAGCAAGTGAACTCACCGGCATATAGGCTAGTGTGAGGCAGAGACATTGGATGGTCTTAAAACACCGCAAGAGCTCTAGACAGTCTTGATTGTCTATGGCCGGAGATCCATACACAAGAAGTATCATGGGGCACACACTCTCCAGATGCTTCATCGTACCAAGGTGAACAGAGCTCGGATCAAACAGATCCCCCCACCTGAGCACCTTCAGTGCAGGCGCTGAGATGTCAGCAACTGGCTGAACCCAATCAGAGATGAAGCAGGCAAGTAAGCTCAGGTACTCAAGCGCCGGCGAAGCCACGGCAAGCCGCTCCAGGCCGCGCACCTTGTCCAGCGTCATCTCCCGGAGAGAATCCGAGCGGATCGTGAGGTTGTCCAGGCCCCGGGCGCCGCGGACCGTGAGCTTGAGCAGGCAGGGGCACCGCGGGGACGAGACGGCGTCGCCGAGCGCGCACGGGCCGCGGAACGGGCCGCGGGTCAGGGAGATGTCGGTGAGCCGAGCGAAGACGCCGGCGGCCGGGacggcgaggccgaggccgcacCCGAGGTCGAGGGTCACGCCGGTGGTGCTCGCCAGCCAGGGCAGCTCAAGGGAGCCCCTTTCCTCACCGCCGCGCAGCTAGCCACCCGCTGCCGGCCGCCCAACGTGGCGCCGCCCCGCAGCGGCCCGCCGGCCTCCGAGATTTGGAAGGACGAGGACCGGATGAGAGCCGCCGCCTGCCACCGTACGCCGGCCACAGCACGTCCGCGCCCGAGCGCCACACGCCCGAAGCCCCTGCACCGCGCGTCGCATGCCAAGCCCCACGGCCCTCGCGCCCCCCGCACCGCGCGCCGTGCGctaccaacgccgccgccgccggatgcCCCCGACGCCCCGGTCGATGCAGCCGGCCCGTGAGAAAGGCACAGTTTCCTTGATGCTGAATACAAGGATGAGGGGTAATCTAGTCTTTTTGCCTTTGTTTTTTtcagattttgaatttttttaattcatttattcCATGACCATCTGACGGCATCCAAACCAGGGGCAAACGGATGATTCAATTCAAAATagcaagggcaaaatcacaaagttgaaaaaacaagggcaaaatcacaattggactCCTGCATaagggcaagaacaccattttccaaaaaaaaaaaaaaaaaggcatcaTCCATCGTGAGCGTCTAATTTTGGATGACCGGAGCCTGGCCTGCCCTCTATCGTCGTCTCGTCTCCAACCATGcatgacatatatgtgcatgcaCCCAACTGCTCACATAATAATTAATAATAACCTCGTACTATATTTCTTGAGGGAGCGACAATGAGTAGTAGCTAGAGCAGTCGGAGCATCATCTATCAGCACTCGTTTCAGCCAAATCCAATGAAAATGATATACTTCCTTCCCTTGCCCTGACGATGATGACAACAAAAGGGGAAATTCACTGGCTCAACAACCTTTTCATTTCCACCTCTCTAGCTCTGTGACCTACCTTGGCTGGTAGCCCGttttcatcatatcatcataaaattaaaaaaaaaaacggaTAAATAACCAGGCCGGGCTAAGCGTGCATCCTCCCCTCCCCTTTCAGCCCACAAGACCATACATAATAGTAATaatagaaagaaagaaaaaaacagagAGGCATATTTACATCAACGAACTGCCAACTCGGTTCATGACATATATATGGTACAAAATTGCCTACTATTCAGCTCTATGTCACTCTATATATTGCTCCTGTCATCACATTCTACCACCTAACAGAGATGGGATCTCCAAATACAGGAGAGGCTTCTGCCTCTCACTGCTTGCCAGCTCGCTGACCTAATGCGTTAGACACCATTACATCCATCCACACTCTATCCCTTCCTTTTCTCCAAGCCACACAGGTAGGAGACCACTACATATCCTATAACGGGCATCAGCCAACACAAATGTATGCTAATCAGAATCTGAGCCAATGTCTAGTATTATCACTCTCGGTCGAACTGAACGTCGCTGCTGCAGTGGTGAGAAAGGACCACATCTCTCTCTGGTGCGCTCATCTTTGTTTGCGCTTCCCACAAGTGAACCTGCACAAAAGGAATCAAATGTTACATCTTCTTCTAGGGACAAAAGCAGAGGCATGGTTACTGAATAAATTAGCGACTCAAAGTGCCACAAGCCACAGATTCCGATACGTTTCGCAGTGGCACAGTGATGGTGATAAAATTTTAGCAACAACGTTGCAATTCAAATCATCTAAGCGCGAGCATATCAAGGAAAAACATTGTAATGAACAGATAATAACAAGAAATCACACAAAACCAAAAGGGGTGAAGACTTCTTCCATACCATCTAAAGCTGTTATTCTGTCTCCAGGATTGCTCCTTTTCCTAGATGCAATTTTGGCAGTAGTTAAATCTTCATCAGAGCCACTAATGCTGACATCTGTCCATTTGTCAGAATGGGCATCAACACATGTTTGAATGTCCGCTCTCAGGGTGGTGCTATCTCTTTCACTTAATGAACAAGGTTGCAATGCGCTATCATTCCCATCTTCTACAGGGTTTGCTGCTACCCCCAAATCAGCCCCAGAAACCAGCCCTTGCTTAGATTGATCATTGCCAGGGTAGTTTTCCAGTTCACCTGAATTATCTGTCGTCTTTGTACTGGTCTCAAGTATCTGGGAAGTAGGATCATCTCGGGGACTCCCAGGACATTCCCAAAAGGACAATCCCAGGTCACCAAAACCTTCTCTTAATGCAACAAATGAGCTTTCTTTTGGGCATCCACCAGTTTGTTCGCTACACACTCCTAAATTTTCAGGTGTGTTGAGTGGAAACAGATTTCCAGTGTCATGCGTCGAGCCACAGTTCACAGCACCAGGAGACAACaccatgacatcatcatcatctgagTCACTCAAAACTATTATATCCTGCCCTGTTGATGCTGGAGGGCCATTTTCATCTGAGGATGAAGAATCAAGATCATGGACATGGGACATAGGATCACCATTTGTTGCTGGCTCTAAATTAAAACCTTCATTTGCAATGTTTGTATCACCAATGTTGCTTGAGAGAGTGATGCAGTTTTTGTTTTCATTGTATCTTGAATGGTCATTACCAAAAGACGGCACCAGATCAGCATCCCCTATCTTGCTAATTTCCCACTGGCCGTTGTTTTTTTTCCTAAGTCCCAACTTAAGACATCCCACCTCTTCAGACAGTGGCTCTTCTTTAACCTCATGCTTTACAATGCAAATTTCAGGTTTGGCTGCTGTATCTGTGGCCACAGAGAGAGTACCATCTGGTTGATGCCACTGTATAAGGTCCTTCAGTTCAGCTCTGCCCTTAACTCTCCAGGAACCATCAGGCTTGACATCAATTTCAGAAGTATCATCTCCGCAGCATTTGATCTGTATCACCAATAAACAATAAATCAGCAATGATGCACACCTGAAAATGTAGACATGAAAAGTTGAAAACATTATTTCATCGCCACTATAAACTCACCAAAGAAGTGATGCGATTGAAGTAAGGATCAATTATTATGTTCTCTAGAGAGTAATTCTTCAGGCAAATTGGACATTGCCACTGCAAGCAAGGAAACGAAGTTTGATTTAGATAAAGATGAAACAAGATTCAATCAATATGGTCAAGAAGATGAGGTAAAGTTGTATTGAGTCCAAATAGTCAAACCTTCCGGGAACGTTGGTTTATTTCAATAAAAGCTTCTAAATCAAAACAACCCATGTGAGCACAGGGCTTGAACCTACCagcaatctggatccttgaagcaGTCATCTGTCACAAGATTAAAAAAACagattaaaagaaaaaaaaaattgggtGACTTTCTGTGAAGGAATGCAAAGAAAACTATGGCCCTGCTTGGCACAAGCTTAAACTCATGCACAAGTTGGTTTATGGAAAAAGCTATGAGAAGCAACTGCTGGGGAAAAAACTAAATGTTTGGCAACCTTTTCACTGATACTTTCCTATGGGACCCACATATTGACTTTAGTAGAAGGGGAGAGCTCATCCTCATCGCCGTTCTTGTCCGTACCCTCTCGCTCAACCTTGGCCTCCGCAGTGCACAGCTGCCCTGACACAGCGTGCCCTATGGTGGCCAGCAGCGAACAGGCATGCCTCAGCTCAGCTTCTTCATGTTGTTCTCCATCGACCAAACCAGATCAAGACCACCAGCCTCTGCATCTCCGTTTCTTTCCCATAGATTCAAGCAGCAACTCCTCCACCACCTCATCTCTTTCTCACCCAGATAGGCAAAGTACCAGGGTGAGCTGCACCCAAATCAAGTCCGACTCCACTCCCAGTCTCATACAAGCTCTATCCTTCCAATCTTTGCTCCTTTCTTCTTCCTAATCTGCAGATCGACACCACAAACACCAACCCACAACTTGAGCACAACCACCTCTCAATTTTTCCTCCCTCCGATCCAAGCTTCAGCCTCAGGCACCAGCTCCTGGACCTGGACCACAGCAGCCAGAGTTCCAAGGTGCCCCCTTCTAGCCACTGAGCCACTTTATGGCTGGGACGCGCCTCCATGTCCTCTGTTTTGAATGCATCCCCTGCTTCTCTCCTCTGATTTGAATGCCTGTGATTCTGTGAATGTGAATGGATGAGTTGATCTGATTTTGCCTGCTGTGAATGCCCATTGTCTAAATGTAGGATGTCTACAACAGAGGGTGCACTAAGTTATGGCTATATTGCCAAAACGCCTAGGAACGCCTAGGCGCGATTAATCCCGAGTAGGCTCTAGGCTGAGGGTCGGCGCCTAGATTCCGCCCAGCGCCTAGCGAAACTTTGGTGGCAAATACTAATAATTGAACAAAATTTTGGCTTGAACAATATTACAATGTGTTAGACAGGCAGATGGACCTAGAGCCCAGTATACACGGGCTTGTGCTGCCGTGGACCCTGAGTCCAGCGCACACCTATAGGTTGAGTCGAAACAGGCAATGATATTGGTGATTGGTTCAGATCCTATATAAGCCAACCCTAGTTATCCTTGCCTATATGAACATGAATCATGTTCTCCCATACCTACTAATTCCATCAATCTCACTTTCATTTTTGTCAGGTTTAATAGACATATCAGAGCAATTGGCCATTTTTATAAGCAGTCCATCAAGGATCTAAAGCATCCACAGTAATAGCCAGACTGCTTACAGGGCACCGAAGATTCAGAGAGACAGAATCAGCCACAACTTCGATATCACTATCACTGTCTGCATTATTTGCCTCAGCTCCACCACCAACACAGCGACGCACACGAGCAAGGGCATCATCAAAATTTTCACCATCTTGTTCCTTTGGCACCAAATTTAGGACCTGCCCACTATCAAAGTTTCAAAAACTAGAAACAATAAAAATGAAACAGGATTCAAGATTCAGGTGTTCATCACTTTCTAGGTACCAGCTTGTGGCATTAGTACTGTAGCAGTAGTACAGCCAGCCAGTTTATAATAttttcctgtttttttttttttggggggggggggggggggggggcatgggtAGGTGATCATTCTCTGATTAGTTTTTTCACTACAAAATACAGATCCTAACAAATGGCAACAGGGAATTGGAATTTTGCTATAACACCAAACGTACAAGTTCCACATATAATCTTTCTGGGCATATAAAACAGCTATCCTCCAAAGGTGGCAAGGCCTTACAATGGAATTCACTTGGAAGCTAATCAAAAGTCTAAGACTCCAAACATGGTAAGaataaaaaaagaacagaaagaaaAGCATCTCAATATTTGTGGTCGACAGAGGAGGGTAAAACTTCTAATATATTTAAAAGCACTGGACATGCCTAAGAACAATAAAAGCCATCTGAAAGTGTTTGCCGATGCCTATCCACTTTCTTAAAAAGGCGCACATGAAGCACGGCTGATTCACATATCCTTGCCCAGTAAAATATGTGTGTCTTGAATCTTGAGAGTGTAGTGCTTAACAATGGACTATATACTACAAATCCCACCTGTCCTAGAGATCTCCTCTTGGCAATTCTGATACCCAAACAGAAAGTACGAGAGTCATTTCTCGATAGAGAAATCTTGTTAGGTCCCTCCTTCAGGTAATCTGTTAACTGGGAACATAGAAATGTTCAGGGTCAAAAGGAGATATAATATACAAGAGAAAACTGTAGCTGATGAATGCAGGAAGATGATGTAAAAAAGACGTCCAGTGCCTTAGCAAAAAATAAACAGAATAGCAAGCTTCAAAACAAAAAAGACTTACTAGTGGACCATCGTCTCTACCATTGGCCCCTAACTTTTGTTGGGGTTGCCTGTTAACCACCCTAACATAAATACCTGACAAAGTAAGAATTACCAACAGGAATAGTTCAGATATAGTATAATTGAACTTACTGTCAGAATAGCTTTTTTTTTGGAAACTTACTGTCAGAATAGCTACCAGAGCCTATATGATAACTACAGCTAGAAGGATGTAaaatactatttttgctaaactGCAGGCATAAGTACAACTACAAGCACAAGTCATAAACCATAGACTGAGGAACATATACAAATCAACCCATAACAAGCCCcccaagaaaaggagaaaagcaTCACTGACTGTGCAACAAAAGATGATCAGCTGTTATTTGGACTTAATCTGATTCAGACTGGGGTGTTTGGTTCTGCCTTTTCCTTTTGTTATACAGAAAATAGCACTTGGCATCCAACAAAGCAACACAGCTGCCAGAAGCATAGGTTCAGGCTCAAACGTCCAAGTagtggcaacaacaacaacaaagccagtGCATAATAAAACCAACAAGGTGTTATACAAGTATTCAACAATTTACACAACATATCAACTCATAAAGAAGAACAAAAAAATAAAGGGTATCTTCCATTCTTTCCTTGTACACATTGTGAAAAAACAAACAGGTGGCACTTAACTAAGTTTTTTAACTCAATAAACATGTACCCAAATCCAATTAGAAAATATGACTCACTATACATAATAAGCCACTGCATATACCATTAACTTGCATGTCAGAGTGTAAAGGCCAGTGCATCCTAAAAGGTACTTTGTCCCTGAGAAGGATACACCAAACCTGCATAAGAAAAAATCGATTTGAAGTCTAAGTAAATAACTGATACGTATAGGTTGAACATAGTGGCTGCACATGCaccaggtttttttttttttttttttttgccattcaATGCCTTATTTTCACCATATGTTTCAATAAAGTTGTGTAAGTTACTTAAGCAGTGCACCAGGGTTCATTTGTCTGTAGCTTCGCCACTGTGCACATGAAACCCAAGGTAGGAAATCAATACACACAGGTAATGGTGATTATTCCATGATGATCCTAAACAAACGTAATGGTCCAAGGAgaatgaaaagaaaaagaggtgGAATTAACCTGAATATCGCATTCAGCCTGCTGTAGCATTTCTCTATTAGCTCTTGAAAGCTGAAAGCTTTTTGCAGTATACTGTACAGTATATGACCTGGACATAAGCAAGAATCACAAAAGGCTATGTATATTCCTACTTAACTTTTATAACAAAATGAAGCAATTTGTTCAACCATTTTGTTGCTCGGGACTCATATATCAACATTGTTATCCAAAGTACAATTATCTCACGTTTCTTCCTATAAATAACATAAGGAGTAAAGATGACTGCACAAATCATGTAAGCTACAGCAGCAACACATAATGGAGGAGGCTGTTCATTTTATGTCATCCAGCAAACAAAAGTAAAGCTCACATCATTCACATGTATTCATGCAATTAACAgatgtaagagcatctccagcagttcCCCAATCTCAT
The sequence above is drawn from the Miscanthus floridulus cultivar M001 chromosome 15, ASM1932011v1, whole genome shotgun sequence genome and encodes:
- the LOC136509448 gene encoding uncharacterized protein, whose product is MDLRGGEERGSLELPWLASTTGVTLDLGCGLGLAVPAAGVFARLTDISLTRGPFRGPCALGDAVSSPRCPCLLKLTVRGARGLDNLTIRSDSLREMTLDKVRGLERLAVASPALEYLSLLACFISDWVQPVADISAPALKVLRWGDLFDPSSVHLGTMKHLESVCPMILLVYGSPAIDNQDCLELLRCFKTIQCLCLTLAYMPNIDDNLYLMEEMAMLPDIMVLDVSIIANEHAFGASLFHVLRLCSGIKKLTLDLSSPSLLVIVIPLFYIIFIWISWFYKLKPDLLIV
- the LOC136508320 gene encoding E3 SUMO-protein ligase SIZ2-like → MASPDDPVLAACKHKLSHFRIKELKDVLDKLGLSKQGKKQDLVDRVMTVLLSQQDQASETNGLPKAKMVVKIVEDTFRKMQDPTNTVAASKSHESGHSVKPKKKPGDSAQKVKVRCPCGDSKPNDSMIKCIDPQCNVWQHVGCVIIPDTEKSVDNISPELPSCFYCELCRLSRADPFWVTVNHLLLPVLIGPSTVAADGSYTVQYTAKSFQLSRANREMLQQAECDIQVWCILLRDKVPFRMHWPLHSDMQVNGIYVRVVNRQPQQKLGANGRDDGPLLTDYLKEGPNKISLSRNDSRTFCLGIRIAKRRSLGQVLNLVPKEQDGENFDDALARVRRCVGGGAEANNADSDSDIEVVADSVSLNLRCPMTASRIQIAGRFKPCAHMGCFDLEAFIEINQRSRKWQCPICLKNYSLENIIIDPYFNRITSLIKCCGDDTSEIDVKPDGSWRVKGRAELKDLIQWHQPDGTLSVATDTAAKPEICIVKHEVKEEPLSEEVGCLKLGLRKKNNGQWEISKIGDADLVPSFGNDHSRYNENKNCITLSSNIGDTNIANEGFNLEPATNGDPMSHVHDLDSSSSDENGPPASTGQDIIVLSDSDDDDVMVLSPGAVNCGSTHDTGNLFPLNTPENLGVCSEQTGGCPKESSFVALREGFGDLGLSFWECPGSPRDDPTSQILETSTKTTDNSGELENYPGNDQSKQGLVSGADLGVAANPVEDGNDSALQPCSLSERDSTTLRADIQTCVDAHSDKWTDVSISGSDEDLTTAKIASRKRSNPGDRITALDGSLVGSANKDERTRERCGPFSPLQQRRSVRPRVIILDIGSDSD